One Mycolicibacterium pulveris genomic region harbors:
- a CDS encoding MaoC/PaaZ C-terminal domain-containing protein codes for MSWDDVVIPTELAEVVDHIDYQRVVMNAGATWDYFAAHYDPKYARNHGHPTIFVNTMHIAGFVDRVVTDWAGPYSRMVRRRIKMLGSIYAGDTMVGRGRVVAKRQEGSRLLVDLTVAVCNQRNELCCPAEVTLQLSG; via the coding sequence ATGTCGTGGGACGACGTGGTGATCCCCACCGAACTGGCCGAGGTGGTCGACCACATCGACTACCAACGGGTGGTGATGAACGCGGGCGCGACGTGGGATTACTTTGCCGCCCACTACGACCCAAAGTACGCCCGGAACCACGGGCACCCGACGATCTTCGTCAACACCATGCACATCGCCGGCTTCGTGGACCGCGTCGTGACCGACTGGGCGGGGCCGTACAGCAGAATGGTGCGCCGCAGGATCAAGATGCTCGGCTCGATCTACGCCGGTGACACGATGGTGGGACGGGGACGTGTGGTCGCCAAACGCCAAGAGGGATCACGGCTGCTGGTGGACCTCACCGTCGCGGTGTGCAACCAGCGCAACGAGTTGTGCTGCCCCGCCGAAGTCACGCTGCAGCTGTCAGGCTAG
- a CDS encoding FAS1-like dehydratase domain-containing protein — protein MVGTRTPPRYAGTAVSGARIQHFAAMVRDANPSYWDEDFARKVWGGLLAPPAMLMGWLIPPPWLPTEQPPTPSIAIRVPLPGTTIINASNDVEFLTPIVEGDRLYVVEEVVSVSAEKQTRLGTGHFVETRDEFHRDDKTLVAVNTNTLFRFTPAERP, from the coding sequence ATGGTGGGCACCAGGACACCGCCACGGTATGCGGGCACCGCGGTCAGCGGCGCCCGGATTCAGCATTTCGCCGCGATGGTGCGCGACGCCAACCCGTCGTACTGGGACGAGGACTTCGCCCGCAAGGTGTGGGGCGGGCTGCTCGCGCCGCCTGCGATGCTGATGGGCTGGTTGATTCCGCCGCCGTGGTTGCCGACCGAGCAGCCACCCACCCCGTCGATCGCCATTCGTGTTCCGCTGCCGGGCACCACGATCATCAACGCGTCCAACGACGTCGAGTTCCTCACCCCCATCGTCGAGGGGGACCGGCTGTACGTGGTCGAGGAGGTGGTGTCGGTCTCTGCCGAGAAGCAGACCCGTCTGGGCACCGGCCACTTCGTCGAGACACGCGACGAGTTTCACCGCGACGATAAGACGTTGGTCGCCGTCAACACCAACACCCTGTTCCGGTTCACCCCTGCGGAGCGGCCGTGA
- a CDS encoding nuclear transport factor 2 family protein — protein MTLTYQQQYVLDGLAGRAAILDLDARHNRCYSAGDLAGWIATFRHAGATYSRGGEPFTDLRAAFDGGAGRRLVTVDHEITVDGVEATQRCVALLFGADTVVATGIFTDRLVYERGGWYFTSREIQWDRAPRENVLLV, from the coding sequence TTGACGTTGACCTACCAGCAACAGTATGTGCTCGACGGGCTTGCCGGGCGGGCGGCGATTCTCGATCTCGACGCCCGGCACAACCGCTGCTATTCCGCCGGTGATCTGGCCGGGTGGATCGCCACGTTCAGGCATGCGGGTGCGACGTACTCGCGCGGGGGAGAGCCGTTCACCGATCTGCGCGCGGCGTTCGACGGCGGCGCCGGCCGCAGGCTGGTGACCGTCGACCACGAGATCACGGTGGACGGGGTCGAGGCCACCCAGCGGTGTGTCGCGTTGTTGTTCGGCGCCGACACGGTGGTGGCCACCGGCATTTTCACCGACCGGCTCGTCTACGAACGGGGCGGCTGGTACTTCACGTCGCGTGAAATCCAATGGGACCGAGCCCCGCGCGAGAACGTGCTGCTGGTGTGA
- a CDS encoding AMP-binding protein — MTSPGQRPPIEPAAFGVDQFTVAAVLDRRADQFPDRVMMSIGGVPVTFADMRERSCAAAHLLVELGLGPGDTLALFTGTCPEWVYFWLGAARVGVVTAAVNAASKGDFLAHALTLSRAKAVLADTDRLQRIEEVAAQVDTLSTTLVCGESLSERLASSPGALGLSHTTGPDDIGALFFTSGTTGPSKAVATTWQYLFRAAATVASAWEFAAGETIWTAMPLFHLSAAPTILAPLLVGGTSVLADGFHPTKVWDEIRSCGAVGFAGAGAMVSMLWTLPPDPRDAEIGLRFVSAAPISTEIYRGIEQRYNCRVVTMYGLTEAFPLAYKPVSDAGVPGTSGHVNPVFDVRVIDADGREVPDGDVGEIACRARTAHVMSEGYVSPGSGGLRVEPHPQWFRTGDLGRLDSDGNLTYVDRVKDSLRRRGENISSVEVEQVVMGHPAVSEAAAVAVPSELGEDDILVLVTLQRGAAIDFSELLDFCAQRMPYFCVPRYVEVLDEIPKNAIGRVRKDVLRDRGCGAGAWDREAHGYVLSR; from the coding sequence GTGACGTCCCCGGGCCAAAGGCCGCCGATCGAGCCGGCGGCTTTCGGTGTCGACCAGTTCACCGTCGCGGCGGTGCTGGACCGGCGCGCGGACCAGTTTCCCGACCGGGTGATGATGTCGATCGGCGGGGTTCCGGTCACGTTCGCCGACATGCGCGAAAGGTCCTGCGCCGCAGCTCACCTGCTCGTCGAGCTGGGTTTGGGCCCGGGGGACACGCTGGCGCTGTTCACCGGCACCTGCCCGGAGTGGGTGTACTTCTGGCTGGGAGCGGCCCGCGTCGGGGTGGTCACCGCGGCCGTCAACGCCGCCAGCAAGGGCGACTTCCTGGCCCACGCGCTGACATTGTCACGCGCCAAGGCGGTGCTCGCCGACACCGACCGGCTGCAGCGGATCGAGGAGGTGGCGGCACAGGTCGACACGCTGAGCACCACCCTGGTGTGCGGCGAAAGTCTGTCTGAGCGGCTCGCGTCGTCGCCCGGTGCGCTCGGGCTGTCGCACACGACGGGCCCCGACGACATCGGCGCGCTGTTCTTCACCTCCGGAACCACCGGGCCGTCCAAAGCGGTCGCCACCACATGGCAGTACCTGTTCCGCGCGGCCGCGACCGTCGCATCGGCGTGGGAGTTCGCGGCCGGCGAGACGATATGGACCGCGATGCCGCTGTTTCATCTCAGCGCGGCGCCGACCATACTGGCGCCGCTGCTGGTCGGCGGCACCAGCGTGCTGGCCGACGGTTTTCACCCCACCAAGGTGTGGGACGAGATACGGTCCTGCGGCGCAGTAGGTTTCGCCGGGGCCGGCGCCATGGTCTCGATGCTGTGGACCCTTCCGCCCGACCCTCGTGACGCCGAGATCGGTCTGCGGTTCGTCTCGGCGGCACCGATCTCCACCGAGATCTACCGCGGCATCGAGCAACGCTACAACTGCCGCGTCGTGACGATGTACGGCCTGACCGAGGCGTTCCCGCTTGCGTACAAGCCGGTTTCGGATGCGGGTGTGCCGGGTACCTCTGGTCACGTCAACCCGGTATTCGACGTCCGCGTCATCGATGCCGACGGGCGCGAGGTGCCCGACGGCGACGTCGGTGAGATCGCCTGCCGGGCGCGGACAGCGCATGTGATGAGCGAGGGGTATGTGTCGCCCGGGTCCGGCGGGTTACGCGTCGAACCGCACCCGCAGTGGTTTCGCACCGGAGATCTGGGGCGCCTTGACAGCGACGGCAACCTCACCTACGTCGACCGGGTCAAGGACTCGCTGCGCCGCCGCGGCGAGAACATCTCGTCGGTCGAGGTCGAACAGGTGGTCATGGGTCATCCCGCGGTGTCGGAAGCGGCCGCGGTGGCCGTCCCCAGCGAACTCGGCGAAGACGACATTCTGGTACTTGTCACGCTACAGCGCGGCGCCGCAATCGATTTCAGTGAACTGCTGGACTTCTGCGCCCAGCGCATGCCGTACTTCTGCGTGCCGAGGTATGTGGAAGTACTCGACGAGATCCCGAAGAACGCCATCGGGCGGGTGCGCAAGGACGTGCTTCGTGACCGTGGATGTGGTGCCGGTGCGTGGGACAGGGAAGCGCACGGATACGTGTTGAGTCGCTAG
- a CDS encoding aromatic ring-hydroxylating oxygenase subunit alpha: MPDSVNDPTLDPSEREFGSNGISLSTYRFPTGWFVVGFASELGAGQVKRAHYFGEELVIFRTESGQINVLDAYCQHLGANMGVGGTVEGDRIVCPWHGWQWNGDGTNALIPYSKIGCKQNVRIRSYPSTEWYGFILVWHERHGRAPYWQPPVLPELETGEYYPLHPHSRMVNRVKVHAQMIIENAADPYHVQYVHKAANPANTASFDLSGYHLHATVNANFGGGRAKTWLTPNGPVDAKIIYDNYSLGLGVVRFPSELVATVQVTGQTPVDEDYTDYFYTQASVREPGDTGDKPTGRAAKFLQLQQEVIKQDFFTWENMKYLEKPNLAPEEARDYAALRRWAHRFYPGPEPSATDFGYTANGLPDPAAAQA; the protein is encoded by the coding sequence TTGCCGGATTCGGTCAACGACCCCACCCTCGACCCGTCGGAACGCGAGTTCGGCTCGAACGGGATCAGCCTGTCGACCTACCGTTTCCCCACCGGCTGGTTCGTCGTCGGGTTCGCCTCCGAGCTGGGCGCCGGCCAGGTCAAGCGCGCGCACTATTTCGGTGAGGAGCTGGTGATCTTCCGGACCGAGTCCGGTCAGATCAACGTGTTGGACGCCTACTGCCAGCATCTCGGCGCGAACATGGGCGTCGGCGGGACGGTCGAGGGGGACCGCATCGTCTGCCCCTGGCACGGCTGGCAATGGAATGGCGACGGCACCAACGCGCTGATCCCGTACAGCAAGATCGGCTGCAAGCAGAACGTGCGCATCCGCAGCTATCCCAGCACGGAGTGGTACGGCTTCATCCTGGTGTGGCACGAACGCCACGGCCGCGCGCCCTACTGGCAACCACCGGTGCTGCCCGAACTCGAAACCGGCGAGTACTACCCGCTGCATCCGCACAGCCGAATGGTGAACCGGGTCAAGGTGCATGCGCAGATGATCATCGAGAATGCCGCCGACCCGTACCACGTGCAGTATGTGCACAAGGCCGCCAACCCGGCCAACACCGCGTCCTTCGACCTGTCCGGCTACCACCTGCATGCGACGGTAAACGCCAATTTCGGTGGGGGACGGGCAAAGACATGGCTCACCCCGAACGGCCCGGTGGACGCCAAGATCATCTACGACAACTATTCGCTGGGCCTCGGCGTGGTCCGGTTCCCCTCTGAACTGGTGGCCACCGTTCAGGTGACCGGCCAGACCCCGGTGGACGAGGACTACACCGACTACTTCTACACCCAGGCCTCGGTTCGTGAACCCGGCGACACCGGCGACAAACCGACCGGTCGGGCGGCGAAGTTCTTGCAGTTGCAGCAGGAGGTCATCAAGCAGGACTTCTTCACCTGGGAGAACATGAAGTACCTGGAGAAGCCCAACCTCGCCCCGGAGGAGGCCCGCGACTACGCCGCGCTGCGGCGCTGGGCGCACCGGTTCTATCCGGGACCCGAGCCGTCGGCGACCGATTTCGGGTACACCGCCAACGGCCTGCCCGATCCGGCCGCAGCCCAAGCGTGA
- a CDS encoding cytochrome P450: MTATESVDLSDFSLWQNGFPDDLFTTLRREQPIFHHALTDGVAKTVTRDFWVATKHRHAQRIHRDTDAFTAVDGPLIQGIGPAGAFPNIINMDPPEQTKRRRVLSHAFTPRAIGKLENGIRERAAALVEHLLASGSGDWIEDVADVLPMSVIGDIIGIPEKDRPHIFATFDRILQAGSPDSELTSQDQLAAFTEVFEYAVELTAEKRRNPVDDIWSTLATAVITDENGERLSIPETELETFFFVLAFAGSDTTKNALAYGLQAFVANPAQIERYRTEEAIRSSAVEEVLRWSSPIAFWTRTTKVDVQLDDVLIPAGQRVVAMLRSANRDEEVFDDPFRFEIGRVDNPHVTFGGGGAHYCLGAMLARAEIRAVLDELLCRAADIGLGPAKVSHPNLTNNMTIFDAMPITVTPR, encoded by the coding sequence GTGACCGCTACCGAATCGGTCGACTTGTCCGATTTCTCCTTGTGGCAGAACGGGTTTCCCGATGATCTGTTCACGACGCTGCGCCGTGAGCAGCCAATCTTTCACCATGCGCTCACCGACGGCGTCGCCAAGACCGTCACTCGGGATTTCTGGGTGGCCACCAAGCACCGGCACGCGCAACGGATCCATCGGGACACCGACGCATTCACCGCGGTGGACGGTCCGCTCATCCAAGGCATCGGCCCCGCGGGTGCGTTTCCCAACATCATCAACATGGACCCGCCCGAGCAGACCAAACGGCGACGGGTGCTCTCGCACGCCTTCACCCCGCGCGCGATCGGCAAGCTCGAGAACGGGATTCGCGAACGCGCCGCAGCGCTGGTCGAGCACCTGCTGGCGTCGGGCAGCGGTGACTGGATCGAGGATGTGGCCGATGTCCTGCCGATGTCGGTCATCGGCGACATCATCGGCATCCCGGAGAAGGACCGACCGCACATCTTCGCCACGTTCGACCGGATACTGCAGGCGGGATCGCCGGACTCGGAGCTGACCTCGCAGGACCAGTTGGCGGCGTTCACCGAGGTTTTCGAGTATGCGGTCGAGCTCACCGCCGAGAAGCGGCGCAACCCCGTCGACGATATCTGGAGCACGCTGGCCACCGCGGTGATCACCGACGAGAACGGTGAGCGACTGTCTATCCCCGAAACCGAACTCGAGACGTTCTTCTTCGTGCTCGCGTTCGCGGGCAGCGACACCACGAAGAACGCGCTGGCCTACGGCTTGCAGGCGTTCGTGGCCAACCCGGCCCAGATCGAGCGGTACCGCACCGAGGAGGCGATCCGATCGTCGGCGGTCGAAGAGGTGCTGCGCTGGTCGAGTCCGATCGCGTTCTGGACCCGCACCACGAAGGTCGACGTGCAACTCGACGATGTGCTCATCCCGGCCGGGCAGCGGGTGGTCGCGATGCTGCGCTCGGCCAACCGTGACGAAGAGGTGTTCGACGATCCGTTCCGCTTCGAGATCGGGCGCGTCGACAATCCGCACGTCACGTTCGGTGGCGGCGGGGCGCACTATTGCCTGGGCGCGATGCTGGCCCGCGCCGAGATCCGCGCGGTGCTCGACGAGTTGCTGTGTCGTGCCGCCGACATCGGCCTCGGGCCAGCCAAGGTGTCGCATCCCAACCTGACCAACAACATGACGATCTTCGACGCGATGCCGATCACGGTGACCCCTCGCTAA
- a CDS encoding CaiB/BaiF CoA transferase family protein, whose amino-acid sequence MAKNEEVARVGDVAPTPLDDLRVVEVSDRIAGAYCGKVLVDAGADVVKVEPPEGDPFRRYTVTGAVPPAGADSPLFSYLNAGKRSITQLSGDLLTRADIVVLTANRGEAVSRDIDPRRLLAAAPHCVVVTISDFGWTGPWAQRPATEFTLQAASGLTGFRGDPAGPPISIGGELGEYMGGVWAAYGALALHRRVRTGGAGGHLDMSMLEAVTLMQSSEWLHSQLLRVPPVRRSVEVPSIEQAKDGFVGISMVTGQQWLDFAAMVECPEFTDIPALQFQLGRWDYRDWIRERIGPWMRSRTVEEVVELGQLFRLPLAPLGNGATIPAMDHMAQRGVYVNHPAGFRQPRPPWLMSEAQPAPVRPAPAVGSADNEPLWRPRTYAGATTTSGGRPLAGVRVVDFTAFWAGPAATHALAAFGADVIKIESVQRPDGIRYSGGMRKDVDDWWEYGWVFHAMNTNKRSVTLDLQSPDGVRLVKELVGKADAVVENFSPRVMDQFGLGADVLLDINPRLVTVRMPAFGLTGPWRDRVGFAPTMEQIAGLAWVTGLPDGPPVAPRGACDPLAGAHAAFALLAALAYAERTGRGQLVEVPMIETVLNVTAAQTTEYEVFGRIMERRGNRGHTAAVQDIYRCAGEDDWVAVCAHTEAQRAALAELAGGTDDARLEQWLASQDAEAVAEILVQEGIPAAVVVSPSLVVDNPQLQHRGFFEKLDHPRTGAGRYPCPPFARPDGVDAWLYRTPPTLGEHNVEVLTELCGLTQSDLDRLSADGVIGTRPKGL is encoded by the coding sequence ATGGCCAAAAACGAGGAGGTCGCACGCGTGGGCGATGTAGCACCGACCCCGCTTGATGACCTGCGCGTCGTCGAGGTCAGCGACCGGATCGCCGGCGCGTACTGCGGCAAAGTGTTGGTGGACGCCGGCGCCGACGTGGTCAAGGTCGAACCGCCGGAGGGGGATCCGTTCCGTCGCTACACCGTCACCGGCGCCGTCCCGCCCGCCGGGGCGGACTCACCGTTGTTCAGCTACCTCAATGCTGGAAAGCGAAGCATCACACAGCTTTCCGGCGATCTGCTTACGCGCGCCGATATCGTCGTGCTGACGGCGAACCGCGGTGAAGCGGTCAGCCGGGACATCGATCCGCGGCGGCTGCTGGCGGCCGCACCACACTGCGTCGTCGTCACCATCTCCGACTTCGGTTGGACCGGCCCGTGGGCGCAGCGCCCGGCAACCGAGTTCACCCTGCAGGCGGCGTCCGGGCTGACGGGTTTTCGCGGTGATCCGGCGGGCCCGCCGATTTCGATCGGGGGCGAGCTGGGGGAGTACATGGGCGGGGTGTGGGCCGCCTACGGCGCGCTGGCGCTGCACCGGCGGGTTCGCACCGGCGGGGCCGGTGGTCATCTCGACATGTCGATGCTCGAGGCCGTGACGCTGATGCAGAGCAGCGAATGGCTGCATTCGCAGCTGCTGCGGGTGCCGCCCGTCAGACGCTCGGTCGAGGTGCCGTCGATCGAGCAGGCCAAAGACGGCTTCGTCGGGATCAGCATGGTGACCGGCCAGCAGTGGCTGGACTTCGCCGCGATGGTCGAGTGCCCGGAGTTCACCGACATTCCCGCGCTGCAGTTCCAGCTCGGCCGCTGGGACTACCGCGATTGGATCCGTGAGCGCATCGGCCCGTGGATGCGGTCCCGCACCGTCGAGGAGGTCGTCGAGCTCGGGCAGCTGTTCCGGCTGCCGCTGGCTCCGCTGGGCAACGGCGCGACCATTCCGGCGATGGACCACATGGCGCAGCGGGGAGTGTATGTGAACCACCCGGCGGGCTTCCGGCAACCGCGCCCGCCGTGGCTGATGTCCGAAGCCCAGCCGGCACCGGTGCGCCCGGCGCCTGCGGTCGGAAGTGCCGATAACGAACCGCTCTGGCGGCCAAGGACGTACGCGGGTGCGACGACGACCTCGGGTGGCCGGCCGCTTGCCGGCGTCCGCGTCGTCGACTTCACCGCGTTCTGGGCCGGTCCGGCGGCCACCCATGCCCTGGCGGCGTTCGGGGCCGACGTGATCAAGATCGAATCGGTGCAACGCCCGGACGGAATTCGATACTCGGGCGGCATGCGCAAGGACGTCGACGACTGGTGGGAGTACGGCTGGGTCTTTCACGCCATGAACACCAACAAGCGTTCGGTGACACTGGATCTGCAGTCACCCGACGGTGTGCGCCTGGTCAAGGAACTGGTGGGCAAGGCCGACGCCGTGGTGGAGAACTTCTCGCCGCGCGTGATGGACCAGTTCGGCCTCGGCGCCGACGTCTTGCTGGACATCAACCCGCGGCTGGTGACGGTCCGGATGCCGGCGTTCGGCCTGACCGGTCCGTGGCGGGACCGGGTGGGGTTCGCCCCGACCATGGAGCAGATCGCCGGCCTGGCGTGGGTGACCGGGCTGCCCGACGGGCCGCCGGTCGCACCGCGCGGTGCGTGTGATCCGCTGGCGGGCGCGCATGCCGCATTCGCGCTGCTCGCCGCGCTGGCTTACGCCGAACGCACAGGCCGGGGGCAGCTGGTCGAGGTGCCGATGATCGAGACGGTGTTGAACGTAACCGCCGCGCAGACCACGGAATACGAGGTTTTCGGCCGGATCATGGAGCGCCGCGGTAACCGTGGACACACCGCAGCCGTCCAGGACATCTATCGGTGCGCGGGGGAGGACGACTGGGTCGCGGTGTGTGCCCACACCGAGGCTCAACGTGCAGCCCTGGCCGAACTCGCCGGCGGGACCGACGACGCCCGGCTGGAACAGTGGCTGGCATCGCAGGACGCCGAGGCTGTCGCGGAAATCCTTGTGCAGGAAGGTATCCCGGCTGCAGTGGTGGTCTCGCCGTCGCTGGTGGTCGACAACCCGCAACTGCAACACCGCGGCTTCTTCGAGAAGCTGGACCATCCCCGCACCGGGGCGGGGCGGTATCCGTGTCCGCCGTTCGCCCGCCCCGACGGCGTCGACGCCTGGCTGTACCGCACGCCGCCGACGCTGGGGGAGCACAACGTTGAGGTGCTGACGGAGTTGTGCGGGCTCACGCAATCCGACCTGGACCGGCTCAGCGCCGACGGTGTGATCGGCACCCGCCCGAAGGGCCTCTGA
- a CDS encoding FadR/GntR family transcriptional regulator, which yields MTTLGIGPEARRRLGARRTAEIVADELRRQIIEGELSDGDLLPRQEVLVEQFNVSLVSLREALRILETEGLVSVRRGNRGGAVVHAPAKASAAYMLGLLLQSDYVPLADLGTALQELDPMCAALAARRPDRAKTLIPKLKKLNDAMAEHIEDGARFTEIGGQFHDEIVRGCGNHTMTAVVGSLETLWTGHLNWWAQETAARGEYPSLSRRRIALRVHTKIVDAIEAGDAERARKLAARHVADTQTYLLAGDPEQRIVALSPQALAQRQR from the coding sequence ATGACAACGCTGGGTATCGGTCCCGAAGCGCGACGTCGGTTAGGGGCCCGCAGAACCGCCGAGATCGTCGCCGATGAACTTCGCCGTCAGATCATCGAGGGCGAGCTGTCCGACGGTGATCTGCTGCCCCGCCAGGAAGTGCTCGTCGAACAGTTCAATGTGAGCCTGGTGTCGCTGCGAGAAGCGTTGCGGATATTGGAAACCGAGGGCCTGGTGTCGGTGCGCCGCGGCAACCGCGGTGGCGCCGTCGTGCACGCGCCGGCCAAAGCGAGCGCGGCCTACATGCTCGGGCTGCTGCTGCAGAGCGACTACGTGCCCCTCGCCGACCTCGGCACGGCCCTGCAAGAACTCGACCCGATGTGCGCCGCCCTTGCCGCGCGTCGCCCGGACCGCGCCAAGACATTGATACCCAAGCTCAAAAAGCTCAACGATGCGATGGCCGAACACATCGAGGACGGCGCGCGCTTCACCGAGATCGGCGGGCAGTTCCACGACGAGATCGTGCGTGGCTGCGGCAACCACACGATGACCGCGGTCGTCGGCAGCCTGGAGACGTTGTGGACCGGGCACCTGAACTGGTGGGCCCAGGAGACCGCCGCCCGCGGCGAGTACCCGTCGTTGAGCAGACGCCGCATCGCATTGCGCGTGCACACCAAGATCGTCGACGCCATCGAGGCCGGTGACGCCGAACGCGCCAGGAAGCTGGCCGCGCGCCACGTCGCCGACACCCAGACCTACCTGCTCGCAGGCGATCCCGAGCAGCGGATCGTGGCGCTCTCGCCGCAGGCCTTGGCCCAACGCCAACGCTGA
- a CDS encoding SDR family oxidoreductase: protein MRTALITGGSGGIGKACAHRLVVAGYDVILTARREEPLRAAARETGARYVVADASEPEAFQPAVDAADRLDLVVHASGVLGGTYARKQTFAQWRTTISANLDSCFVVTSAALPRMTAGSRFVFVSSSAAHEPMRARTAYSASKAGMNAFAAALAQEVDRDGINVHVVTPGPVETEMLQDVPFEMYAIRAADVAEAVAWLDTLDPSVDLPEIRLHAVTRGPSARAPVVPLEAQRRAGK from the coding sequence ATGCGCACGGCCCTGATCACCGGCGGCAGCGGTGGCATCGGAAAAGCCTGTGCCCACAGGCTCGTCGTAGCGGGCTACGACGTCATCCTGACCGCCCGGCGAGAAGAGCCGTTGCGCGCGGCCGCCCGGGAGACCGGCGCCCGCTACGTCGTCGCCGACGCCAGTGAACCCGAAGCGTTTCAGCCCGCGGTCGACGCGGCCGACCGACTCGATCTGGTGGTGCACGCCTCGGGCGTCCTCGGCGGCACCTACGCGCGCAAACAGACCTTCGCGCAATGGCGCACCACCATCTCGGCCAACCTGGACTCGTGCTTCGTGGTGACCTCGGCCGCACTGCCGCGGATGACGGCCGGGTCGCGCTTCGTGTTCGTCTCCTCCTCGGCGGCACACGAACCGATGCGGGCCCGCACCGCCTATTCGGCCTCGAAAGCGGGCATGAACGCGTTCGCGGCCGCGCTGGCACAGGAAGTGGACCGCGACGGCATCAACGTGCACGTCGTCACGCCGGGGCCGGTCGAAACCGAGATGCTGCAGGACGTGCCCTTCGAGATGTACGCCATCCGCGCCGCCGATGTCGCCGAGGCCGTCGCCTGGCTGGACACCCTCGACCCGTCGGTGGACCTGCCCGAGATCAGGTTGCACGCCGTCACCCGCGGCCCGTCGGCGCGCGCGCCGGTGGTTCCGTTGGAGGCGCAGCGCCGCGCAGGCAAGTGA
- a CDS encoding amidohydrolase family protein, protein MTTIGSQARADTARDVEVTIVDTDVHPLPVSTEVLKAYAPAQWKDRLWPTGNARSPIPHFYDTPDSYKTMSLRVDAVPPGGGAPGSDPEFAAKQLLIDAGVSIALLEPMCDVQLPEAEHILKATHNDWLADVWLGENNWHGRWRGTISVTAQDPVRSAREIERWAGHPYMAEVLMTPQTRGIPFGSSHFDPIYEAASRHGLPVATHLMGQTPFELIPVYPVGNPAHWHDFFASWPLLYAAHLTSLVFDGAFDRHPGLRIVFVEGGFTWAMPVMWRMDRIWEQRKADLPLVRRRPSEYVLEHVRFTTQPLEEVNVAVYREYLEMMDLGDNLMFSTDYPHWSYDSPQWAIRRFPEDQRERIMRGNATALYGLPSTVKAL, encoded by the coding sequence GTGACGACGATCGGCAGCCAAGCCCGTGCAGACACCGCCCGAGACGTCGAGGTGACGATCGTCGACACCGATGTCCATCCGCTGCCCGTCTCCACCGAGGTGCTCAAGGCCTACGCCCCCGCGCAGTGGAAGGACCGGCTCTGGCCCACCGGCAACGCGAGATCCCCGATTCCGCACTTCTACGACACCCCGGACTCCTACAAGACCATGTCATTACGGGTCGACGCCGTCCCGCCGGGTGGAGGCGCGCCAGGAAGCGATCCGGAGTTCGCCGCCAAGCAACTGCTGATCGACGCCGGGGTGAGCATCGCGCTGCTGGAGCCGATGTGCGACGTGCAGCTTCCCGAGGCCGAGCACATCCTCAAAGCCACCCACAACGACTGGCTGGCCGACGTGTGGCTGGGTGAGAACAATTGGCACGGGCGGTGGCGGGGCACGATCAGCGTCACCGCACAGGACCCGGTGCGCTCGGCGCGCGAGATCGAACGATGGGCCGGTCACCCGTACATGGCCGAGGTGTTGATGACACCGCAGACACGCGGAATCCCGTTCGGCAGCTCACATTTCGACCCGATCTACGAAGCCGCGTCACGACACGGACTTCCGGTGGCCACCCACCTGATGGGCCAGACCCCGTTCGAGTTGATCCCGGTGTATCCGGTCGGCAATCCGGCGCACTGGCATGACTTCTTCGCCTCCTGGCCGCTGCTGTACGCGGCCCACTTGACGAGCCTGGTGTTCGACGGGGCATTCGACCGCCACCCCGGGCTGCGGATCGTGTTCGTCGAGGGCGGCTTCACCTGGGCGATGCCGGTGATGTGGCGAATGGACCGGATCTGGGAGCAGCGCAAGGCCGATCTGCCTCTGGTGCGCCGCCGACCGTCGGAGTACGTGCTTGAACACGTCCGGTTCACCACCCAACCGCTGGAAGAGGTCAACGTCGCGGTGTATCGGGAGTACCTGGAGATGATGGATCTCGGCGATAACCTGATGTTCTCGACCGACTATCCGCACTGGAGCTACGACTCACCGCAGTGGGCCATCCGCCGGTTCCCCGAAGATCAGCGCGAGCGCATCATGCGCGGCAACGCCACCGCACTCTACGGTCTGCCGTCGACGGTCAAGGCGCTCTGA